From the Amycolatopsis thermoflava N1165 genome, one window contains:
- a CDS encoding DUF11 domain-containing protein, giving the protein MSQESNTLRRAVARVGGALSAAGLAALTMVGGASPASAADASVGCGYGTGGPSASTLCWLDMSAYNNTQASSAAGQNMKVTLPGGYTMTFNIVNRPAGGPAVPVAAFAVPTNGTASAMGNRVYKNIPGKPALYTRVSGANTLTLRDIVVTDSGGARVSGYALVGADAENTGAESITWNSNQPINQVASVPGTQGCQASTATGFGTNTVTCTGTGGANTTWGTLVVNSVGATTFSQTLRSNAGIEAVAFAVQTSKLTLNKQVTDRRQANDSFDISVTSPEGTTVGTAGTGLSNTATTGALTVLPRAAGQGYTLGETGPVGNYDQSWACTNATAGSTTPLPSGTGTSVQVSPQPGDDISCTLTNTGQKTDLSLAKEGPATAAPGDLVTYRLIVTNHGPGNSTGYTVSDRLPAGLTGITTTTPGCTVSGLDLTCTGGELAAGDSAVIEVSGIADGSVKTLYNTAVVKSNEIDTDPTNDTSNEVTTDVVPMVSLAVAGGVLALWRLRPQAAPQQRLTGAISKAGGSHPVSRPPSAPRRAG; this is encoded by the coding sequence ATGTCGCAGGAATCAAACACGCTGAGGCGTGCCGTCGCCCGCGTCGGCGGTGCGCTGTCGGCCGCTGGGCTGGCGGCACTGACCATGGTTGGTGGCGCGTCCCCGGCTTCGGCCGCGGATGCGTCGGTCGGCTGTGGCTACGGCACCGGCGGGCCCAGTGCTTCCACCCTGTGCTGGCTCGACATGAGCGCCTACAACAACACCCAGGCCAGCTCCGCCGCGGGCCAGAACATGAAAGTCACCCTGCCCGGCGGCTACACGATGACGTTCAACATCGTGAACCGGCCCGCTGGCGGCCCGGCGGTGCCGGTGGCCGCCTTCGCCGTGCCAACCAACGGCACGGCGTCGGCCATGGGCAACAGGGTCTACAAGAACATCCCGGGCAAGCCCGCGCTGTACACCAGGGTCAGCGGCGCCAACACGCTGACCCTGCGCGACATCGTGGTCACGGACTCGGGCGGCGCGCGCGTGAGTGGTTACGCGCTGGTGGGCGCCGACGCCGAGAACACCGGGGCCGAAAGCATCACCTGGAATTCGAACCAGCCGATCAACCAGGTCGCCTCGGTTCCCGGAACGCAGGGCTGCCAGGCAAGCACCGCCACCGGTTTCGGCACCAACACCGTGACCTGCACGGGCACCGGGGGAGCCAACACGACCTGGGGCACGCTCGTGGTCAACTCGGTCGGCGCGACCACCTTCTCCCAGACCCTGCGGTCGAACGCGGGCATCGAGGCCGTCGCGTTCGCGGTGCAGACCTCGAAGCTGACGCTGAACAAGCAGGTCACCGACCGACGCCAGGCGAACGACTCGTTCGACATCTCGGTGACCTCGCCGGAGGGCACGACCGTGGGCACGGCCGGCACCGGGTTGTCGAACACCGCCACCACCGGCGCGCTGACCGTCCTGCCGCGCGCGGCCGGCCAGGGCTACACGCTCGGCGAGACCGGCCCGGTCGGCAACTACGACCAGTCCTGGGCCTGCACCAACGCCACCGCGGGCAGCACGACTCCGCTCCCGTCGGGCACCGGCACCAGCGTGCAGGTCTCCCCGCAGCCGGGTGACGACATCTCCTGCACCCTGACCAACACCGGGCAGAAGACGGACCTGAGCCTCGCCAAGGAGGGCCCGGCCACCGCCGCGCCCGGCGACCTCGTCACCTACCGGTTGATCGTCACCAACCACGGCCCCGGGAACTCGACCGGCTACACCGTCAGCGACCGGTTGCCCGCCGGCCTGACCGGCATCACCACGACCACCCCGGGCTGCACCGTCAGTGGCCTGGACCTCACCTGCACCGGCGGTGAACTCGCCGCGGGTGACAGTGCGGTGATCGAGGTTTCCGGCATCGCCGACGGCAGCGTGAAGACGCTCTACAACACCGCGGTCGTCAAGTCCAACGAGATCGACACCGACCCGACCAACGACACCTCCAACGAGGTCACGACCGATGTGGTGCCGATGGTGTCGCTGGCCGTCGCCGGTGGTGTACTCGCACTCTGGCGGCTACGCCCTCAAGCGGCGCCGCAGCAACGCCTGACCGGAGCGATCAGCAAGGCGGGCGGCTCACATCCGGTGAGCCGCCCGCCATCCGCCCCACGCCGCGCTGGCTGA
- a CDS encoding helix-turn-helix domain-containing protein, which yields MRHHPFTADPRQYARNVARAQDLVLAGGRPGTAPRPVISQSWLRVSRQGVDPDRAAVDPVSPGDLEERRAGCGLTRKAVRTLRDGLVPLAGDTGHIVVIVDADGLVLWREGHPGVARRADRLGFVDGACWAENTVGTNAIGTALVERRPIQVHSTEHYARNHHEWSCAAAPIRDPRDGTLLGAVDISGPVSTAHPAILALVTALAGLAEASLREDHRCALDRLRATAAPLLPKVAGPALVLDRSGWVAAAKGLPPVDRVPLPHTLNTDRIWLPALGHCTVELLPDGVLVRPVDDERPAVARVVLDPCDGGRPSLVVEGETGSWTHRLSPRHWDILLELARHRAGLTATELAARLFGDPSRTVTVRAELSRLRKRLPDLLDHRPYRFRDAVDVVIRD from the coding sequence ATGCGCCACCACCCGTTCACCGCCGACCCGCGGCAGTACGCGCGGAACGTGGCCCGGGCACAGGACCTCGTCCTGGCCGGGGGCCGGCCGGGCACCGCGCCCCGCCCGGTCATCTCGCAGTCCTGGCTTCGCGTCAGCCGCCAGGGTGTCGATCCGGACCGGGCCGCCGTGGATCCCGTGTCCCCCGGCGACCTGGAGGAGCGCCGCGCCGGCTGCGGCCTGACCAGGAAGGCGGTGCGGACGCTGCGGGACGGGCTGGTGCCGCTCGCCGGGGACACCGGGCACATCGTGGTGATCGTCGACGCCGACGGGCTGGTCCTGTGGCGTGAAGGGCATCCCGGCGTGGCCCGGCGGGCCGACCGGCTGGGTTTCGTGGACGGCGCCTGCTGGGCGGAGAACACCGTCGGTACCAACGCCATCGGCACCGCGCTCGTCGAGCGGCGCCCGATCCAGGTGCACTCGACCGAGCACTACGCGCGCAACCACCACGAATGGTCCTGCGCGGCCGCGCCGATCCGCGACCCCCGGGACGGCACGCTGCTCGGCGCGGTCGACATCAGCGGACCGGTCTCGACCGCGCACCCCGCGATCCTCGCGCTCGTCACCGCGCTCGCGGGCCTGGCCGAAGCGAGCCTGCGGGAAGACCACCGCTGCGCCCTCGACCGGCTCCGCGCCACGGCCGCGCCGCTGCTGCCGAAGGTCGCCGGACCGGCTTTGGTGCTGGACCGGTCCGGCTGGGTGGCCGCCGCCAAAGGGCTGCCGCCGGTCGACCGCGTCCCGCTCCCCCACACCCTGAACACCGACCGGATCTGGCTGCCCGCGCTGGGACACTGCACCGTCGAGCTCCTGCCCGACGGCGTCCTCGTCCGGCCGGTGGACGACGAACGCCCCGCCGTCGCACGGGTCGTGCTCGACCCGTGCGACGGCGGTCGTCCCAGCCTCGTCGTGGAGGGTGAGACGGGCAGCTGGACGCACCGCCTGTCCCCGCGCCACTGGGACATCCTGCTCGAACTCGCACGCCACCGGGCCGGGCTCACCGCCACCGAACTCGCGGCCCGCCTGTTCGGCGACCCCTCCCGCACCGTCACCGTCCGCGCCGAGCTGTCCCGGCTGCGCAAGCGACTCCCCGACCTGCTCGACCACCGCCCGTACCGGTTCCGGGACGCAGTGGACGTCGTCATCCGCGACTAG
- a CDS encoding thiamine pyrophosphate-dependent dehydrogenase E1 component subunit alpha — MSLNRQALLRAYRRMSEIRAFEDRLHEENATGDIPGFIHLYSGQEAIAVGVCENLAPTDYIGSTHRGHGHCIAKGCDIDGMMAEIFGKDAGLCHGKGGSMHIADLSVGMLGANAIVGGAPSLAIGAALSAKTLGNGGVAASFTGDGGSNQGTVFEAMNMAVVLKLPIVFVIENNGYGEATGTDYAVGAPDIAARAASFGMPAVTVDGTDFFAVHDAAREAVERARTGGGPTTIEAQAHRWFGHFEGDAQLYRTPEQVAELRATQDPLRIFRSRVDARKVKAAEFDAIDEESRARVDAAVAKARAAAYPPAENLLTDVYVSY; from the coding sequence ATGTCCCTGAACAGGCAGGCACTGTTGCGTGCCTATCGGAGGATGTCCGAGATCCGCGCGTTCGAAGACCGCCTCCACGAGGAGAACGCCACCGGCGACATCCCGGGGTTCATCCACCTCTACTCCGGTCAGGAGGCCATCGCGGTCGGCGTCTGCGAGAACCTCGCCCCGACCGACTACATCGGATCGACCCACCGCGGGCACGGCCACTGCATCGCGAAGGGCTGCGACATCGACGGCATGATGGCGGAGATCTTCGGCAAGGACGCCGGTCTGTGCCACGGCAAGGGCGGATCGATGCACATCGCCGACCTCTCCGTCGGCATGCTGGGGGCCAACGCGATCGTCGGCGGCGCGCCCTCGCTCGCGATCGGAGCCGCGCTCAGCGCCAAGACGCTCGGCAACGGCGGGGTGGCCGCCTCGTTCACCGGCGACGGCGGGTCCAACCAGGGCACCGTGTTCGAGGCCATGAACATGGCCGTCGTCCTGAAGCTCCCGATCGTCTTCGTCATCGAGAACAACGGCTACGGCGAGGCCACCGGCACCGACTACGCGGTGGGCGCTCCCGACATCGCGGCGCGCGCGGCGTCCTTCGGCATGCCCGCGGTCACCGTGGACGGCACGGACTTCTTCGCCGTGCACGACGCGGCGCGGGAGGCCGTCGAACGGGCGCGCACCGGTGGCGGCCCGACGACCATCGAGGCGCAGGCGCACCGGTGGTTCGGCCACTTCGAGGGGGACGCGCAGCTGTACCGGACGCCCGAGCAGGTCGCGGAGCTGCGCGCCACCCAGGACCCGCTGCGGATCTTCCGCAGCCGGGTGGACGCCAGGAAGGTGAAGGCGGCCGAGTTCGACGCGATCGACGAGGAGTCGCGCGCCCGCGTCGACGCGGCGGTGGCGAAGGCCCGCGCGGCCGCGTACCCGCCGGCGGAGAACCTGCTGACCGACGTCTACGTCTCGTACTGA
- a CDS encoding alpha-ketoacid dehydrogenase subunit beta, whose translation MATSKKTYREAIKDALAQEMARDATVVQIGEDLRGGQAGTNPDLETKKIEAFGGVLGVTKGLWTEFGSDRVIDTPITESAIIGMAAGAALTGLRPVAELMFMDFFGVCYDALYNQAAKFRYMFGGKARTPMVVRGMIGAGFSAAAQHSLSPYNVFAAVPGLKVVAPSNAYDAKGLLIQAIRDDDPVVFCEHKTLYDQKAEVPDEAYTLPFGVANYTREGDDVTVIALSAMVNRANEAADKLAAEGISVEVVDPRTVSPLDEEGVLESVASTGRVVIVDESAARCGFGHDLAALISTKAFGSLRAPIELVTPPHTPVPFSPALEQAWLPSAARIEAAVRKTLAV comes from the coding sequence ATGGCCACGTCGAAGAAGACGTACCGCGAGGCGATCAAGGACGCTCTCGCTCAGGAGATGGCGCGCGACGCCACGGTGGTGCAGATCGGTGAGGACCTCCGCGGCGGTCAGGCCGGCACCAACCCCGACCTGGAGACCAAGAAGATCGAGGCGTTCGGCGGCGTGCTGGGCGTCACCAAGGGCCTGTGGACCGAGTTCGGGTCCGACCGGGTGATCGACACCCCGATCACCGAGTCGGCCATTATCGGGATGGCGGCAGGGGCCGCGCTCACCGGGCTGCGCCCGGTCGCCGAGCTGATGTTCATGGACTTCTTCGGGGTCTGTTACGACGCGCTCTACAACCAGGCCGCGAAGTTCCGGTACATGTTCGGTGGCAAGGCCCGCACCCCGATGGTGGTGCGCGGCATGATCGGCGCCGGGTTCTCCGCCGCCGCCCAGCACTCGCTGTCCCCGTACAACGTGTTCGCCGCGGTACCGGGCCTGAAGGTGGTCGCGCCGTCCAACGCCTACGACGCCAAGGGGTTGCTGATCCAGGCGATCCGGGACGACGACCCGGTCGTGTTCTGCGAGCACAAGACGCTCTACGACCAGAAGGCCGAGGTGCCCGACGAGGCCTACACCCTCCCGTTCGGCGTCGCCAACTACACCCGCGAAGGTGACGACGTCACCGTGATCGCCTTGTCGGCCATGGTGAACCGGGCCAACGAAGCCGCCGACAAGCTCGCCGCCGAAGGCATCTCCGTCGAGGTGGTCGACCCGCGCACGGTGTCCCCGCTGGACGAGGAAGGCGTGCTGGAATCGGTGGCCTCCACCGGACGGGTCGTGATCGTCGACGAATCCGCCGCCCGCTGCGGTTTCGGGCACGACCTCGCGGCGTTGATCTCGACCAAGGCGTTCGGGTCGCTGCGCGCGCCCATCGAGCTGGTCACCCCACCGCACACGCCGGTGCCGTTCTCGCCGGCGCTGGAGCAGGCGTGGCTGCCGAGCGCGGCGCGGATCGAAGCCGCTGTTCGCAAGACGCTGGCGGTCTGA
- a CDS encoding 2-oxo acid dehydrogenase subunit E2, with product MSDIKLIEIPKWGLSMEEGTVTAWRLAEGAGFRKGDLLCEVETSKITNEMEAPFDGVLRRVLARPGQTLPVGAPIAVSAPESVSDDEIERFLARHGTGAQGDTAPVAANGDGASLADPVPARPAAPEPGPAGDTVVPPELRGRIGEDVFATPRARRLGRELGIDLAKVPGSGRDGRISVADVHAAVGAAGGRVAPAPAPPRPTVPGRSSQDDSAVPATPVARRLAARLGINLYDCRATGSRGRVCEADVREAERRFGLTAAPEVPAAPAESGARVETVPLSPMRKEIGRRLQASKQTAPHFRVSVDLEIDELLALRERINATVPKVKLSVNDFLIKACAAALRRVPDVNVQFDESAQAVLRHSAADISVAVALPGGLVTPIVRAAEGKSLAEISAEVHSLVTKAKTGRLRPEEFQGGTFTISNLGMYGVTEFDAIINPPQGAILAVGAGRPCPVVAGGEVVVRTLLTATLSCDHRVIDGALGAEFLRELKRLVESPALMLV from the coding sequence ATGAGCGACATCAAGCTGATCGAGATCCCGAAGTGGGGCCTGTCCATGGAGGAAGGCACCGTGACCGCGTGGCGGCTGGCGGAGGGGGCCGGCTTCCGCAAGGGCGACCTGCTGTGCGAGGTCGAGACGAGCAAGATCACCAACGAGATGGAGGCGCCGTTCGACGGCGTGCTCCGGCGCGTCCTCGCGCGGCCTGGCCAGACCCTGCCGGTCGGCGCGCCGATCGCGGTGTCGGCTCCGGAGAGCGTGAGTGACGACGAGATCGAGCGTTTCCTCGCCCGGCACGGGACCGGCGCGCAGGGGGATACCGCGCCGGTCGCGGCCAACGGTGACGGTGCGAGCCTCGCCGATCCGGTGCCGGCGCGTCCCGCCGCCCCGGAACCGGGCCCGGCGGGGGACACGGTCGTGCCGCCGGAGTTGCGGGGACGGATCGGCGAGGACGTCTTCGCCACCCCCCGCGCCCGCCGCCTCGGCCGGGAGCTGGGGATCGACCTGGCGAAGGTGCCGGGCAGCGGCCGCGATGGCCGGATCTCGGTCGCCGACGTCCACGCCGCGGTCGGCGCGGCCGGTGGACGGGTCGCGCCCGCGCCCGCACCGCCCCGCCCCACCGTGCCGGGACGCTCCAGCCAGGACGACAGCGCGGTGCCCGCCACCCCGGTGGCCCGCCGTCTGGCCGCGCGGCTGGGCATCAACCTGTACGACTGCCGCGCCACCGGCTCCCGCGGCCGGGTGTGCGAGGCGGATGTGCGGGAGGCCGAGCGCAGGTTCGGCCTGACAGCCGCGCCCGAGGTTCCCGCGGCTCCCGCCGAGAGCGGCGCGCGGGTCGAAACCGTGCCGTTGTCGCCGATGCGCAAGGAGATCGGGCGGCGCCTGCAGGCCTCGAAGCAGACCGCGCCGCACTTCCGGGTGAGCGTCGACCTGGAGATCGACGAGCTGCTGGCGTTGCGCGAGCGGATCAACGCGACCGTGCCGAAGGTGAAGCTGTCGGTCAACGACTTCCTGATCAAGGCCTGCGCGGCGGCGCTGCGGCGGGTGCCCGACGTCAACGTGCAGTTCGACGAGAGCGCGCAGGCGGTGCTCCGGCACTCCGCGGCCGACATCTCGGTCGCCGTCGCGCTCCCCGGCGGCCTGGTCACCCCGATCGTCCGGGCGGCGGAGGGCAAATCGCTCGCCGAGATCTCGGCCGAGGTGCACAGCCTGGTCACCAAGGCCAAGACCGGCAGGCTGCGGCCCGAGGAGTTCCAGGGCGGCACCTTCACGATCTCCAACCTGGGCATGTACGGGGTGACGGAGTTCGACGCGATCATCAACCCGCCGCAGGGCGCGATCCTCGCCGTCGGCGCCGGACGGCCGTGCCCGGTCGTCGCAGGCGGGGAGGTGGTCGTGCGCACGCTGCTGACCGCGACGTTGTCCTGCGACCACCGCGTGATCGACGGCGCGCTGGGCGCGGAGTTCCTGCGGGAGCTCAAGCGTCTCGTCGAGTCGCCCGCCCTGATGCTCGTCTAG
- the lpdA gene encoding dihydrolipoyl dehydrogenase yields the protein MSEKYDVLVVGSGPGGYVAAIRAAQLGLRTAVVERDRLGGICLNWGCIPTKAMLHGADVAHTLANLEPLGFRAAGVTFDMAGLVKFSRSVSERLSNGIGYLLKKNGVEVITGTARLAGRGEIDVAADGARTRYRADHTILATGARPRSIPGVAPDGERVWTYFQALTPPSLPESLLVVGSGAIGVEFASLYRDLGTAVTLVEAMPRIMPAEDATVAEHVRKRFTDRGIAVHQGASVSGVDAGIDAVTTTLTLSDGSAEKITTERVLVAAGIQGNVEDLGLEEAGVEVERGFVRTDEWCRTTAFGVYAIGDVAGAPCLAHKASHEGVLCVEKLAGVEHVRPLDRRRVPACTYARPQVAHLGLTEEQARATGRRLRVGRFDYTASGKALAIGEGDGFVKTVFDADTGELLGAHMVGPEVTEQIQGFGIAQSLEATTEDLAEVVFAHPTLSEAMHESVLAGLGRSLNS from the coding sequence ATGAGCGAGAAGTACGACGTCCTCGTCGTCGGCAGTGGCCCGGGCGGTTACGTCGCCGCGATCCGCGCGGCCCAGCTGGGGCTGCGCACCGCGGTAGTCGAGCGCGACCGGCTCGGCGGGATCTGCCTGAACTGGGGGTGCATCCCGACCAAGGCGATGCTGCATGGGGCGGACGTCGCGCACACCCTGGCCAACCTCGAGCCGCTCGGGTTCCGCGCCGCCGGGGTCACCTTCGACATGGCCGGGCTGGTGAAGTTCAGCCGCTCGGTGTCGGAACGCTTGTCGAACGGGATCGGCTACCTGCTGAAGAAGAACGGTGTGGAGGTGATCACGGGCACGGCCCGCCTGGCGGGCCGGGGCGAGATCGACGTCGCCGCGGACGGTGCGCGCACCCGCTACCGGGCGGACCACACGATCCTCGCGACCGGAGCCCGGCCGCGCTCGATCCCCGGGGTGGCGCCCGACGGCGAGCGCGTCTGGACCTACTTCCAGGCGCTGACGCCGCCGTCACTGCCGGAGTCGCTGCTGGTCGTCGGGTCCGGCGCGATCGGCGTGGAGTTCGCCAGCCTCTACCGCGACCTGGGGACCGCGGTGACGCTCGTCGAGGCGATGCCGCGCATCATGCCGGCCGAGGACGCCACGGTCGCCGAGCACGTCCGCAAGCGGTTCACGGACCGCGGCATCGCTGTCCACCAGGGAGCGTCGGTGTCCGGTGTGGACGCCGGGATCGACGCGGTCACCACGACCCTGACCCTGTCCGACGGGTCGGCGGAGAAGATCACCACCGAACGGGTCCTGGTCGCCGCGGGCATCCAGGGCAACGTCGAGGACCTCGGGCTCGAGGAGGCCGGGGTCGAGGTCGAGCGCGGGTTCGTCCGCACCGACGAGTGGTGCCGGACCACCGCGTTCGGCGTCTACGCGATCGGTGACGTCGCGGGCGCGCCGTGCCTGGCCCACAAGGCCAGTCACGAAGGCGTGCTGTGCGTCGAGAAGCTGGCCGGCGTCGAGCACGTCCGGCCACTCGACCGGCGGCGCGTGCCGGCCTGCACGTACGCGCGGCCGCAGGTCGCGCACCTGGGCCTGACCGAGGAGCAGGCGCGCGCCACCGGGCGGCGCCTGCGGGTCGGCAGGTTCGACTACACCGCCTCGGGCAAGGCGCTGGCGATCGGCGAGGGCGACGGGTTCGTCAAGACCGTGTTCGACGCCGACACCGGTGAACTGCTCGGCGCGCACATGGTGGGCCCGGAGGTGACCGAGCAGATCCAGGGGTTCGGGATCGCCCAGTCCCTCGAGGCGACCACGGAGGACCTCGCCGAAGTCGTGTTCGCCCACCCGACGCTCTCCGAAGCGATGCACGAATCGGTCCTGGCCGGTCTGGGGCGCTCGCTCAACAGCTGA
- the lipA gene encoding lipoyl synthase: protein MTVVPEGRKLLRLEVRNSETPIEKKPSWIKTRAKMGPEFTELKGLVRREGLHTVCEEAGCPNIYECWEDREATFLIGGDQCTRRCDFCQIDTGKPAALDREEPRRVAESVQAMGLRYSTVTGVARDDLDDGGAWLYAETVRQIHALNPGTGVELLIPDFNADPEQLAEVFGSAPEVLAHNVETVPRIFKRIRPGFRYARSLEVITRAREAGLVTKSNLILGMGETPEEVEPAMRDLVDAGCEILTITQYLRPSVRHHPVDRWVKPEEFVEHAKVAEALGFAGVMAGPLVRSSYRAGRLYAQTKRHRGEELPANLAHLAEAGPAAQEASSLLTR, encoded by the coding sequence GTGACTGTTGTGCCTGAAGGTCGGAAGCTGCTGCGGCTCGAGGTCCGCAACAGTGAAACGCCGATCGAGAAGAAGCCGTCCTGGATCAAGACCCGCGCGAAGATGGGGCCGGAGTTCACCGAGCTCAAGGGCCTGGTGCGGCGGGAGGGCCTGCACACGGTCTGTGAGGAGGCGGGCTGTCCCAACATCTACGAGTGCTGGGAGGACCGCGAGGCGACCTTCCTCATCGGTGGTGACCAGTGCACCCGCCGCTGCGACTTCTGCCAGATCGACACCGGCAAGCCGGCGGCGCTGGACCGGGAGGAGCCGCGCCGGGTCGCGGAGAGCGTGCAGGCAATGGGCCTGCGCTACTCGACGGTCACCGGGGTCGCCCGCGACGACCTCGACGACGGCGGGGCGTGGCTGTACGCCGAGACCGTCCGCCAGATCCACGCGCTCAACCCGGGCACCGGGGTGGAGCTGCTGATCCCGGACTTCAACGCCGACCCCGAGCAGCTGGCCGAGGTGTTCGGCTCCGCGCCGGAGGTGCTGGCGCACAACGTGGAGACCGTGCCGCGGATCTTCAAGCGCATCCGCCCCGGCTTCCGCTACGCCCGGTCGCTGGAGGTCATCACCCGCGCCCGCGAGGCCGGGCTGGTCACCAAGTCGAACCTGATCCTGGGTATGGGGGAAACCCCCGAGGAGGTCGAGCCCGCGATGCGCGACCTGGTCGACGCCGGCTGCGAAATCCTGACCATCACCCAGTACCTGCGCCCGTCGGTGCGGCACCACCCGGTGGACCGCTGGGTCAAGCCGGAGGAGTTCGTCGAGCACGCCAAGGTCGCCGAGGCCCTCGGGTTCGCCGGGGTGATGGCCGGGCCGCTGGTCCGCTCCTCCTACCGCGCCGGCCGCCTCTACGCCCAGACCAAGCGCCACCGCGGCGAGGAACTGCCCGCCAACCTGGCGCACCTGGCCGAAGCCGGACCCGCCGCCCAGGAAGCCAGCAGCCTCCTCACCCGCTGA
- a CDS encoding L-threonylcarbamoyladenylate synthase has protein sequence MAPVTASTYDIDKAAGLLRAGRLVALPTETVYGLGANAEDAAAVTRVFQAKGRPPSHPLIVHIGGAELLGEWVEEVPATARLLAEHFWPGPLTLVLRRAPRVPLEATGGLETVAVRVPGHPVALALLAAFGGGVVAPSANRFGSVSPTTAEHVRAELGDVVDFVLDGGPCDVGVESTIVDVTGDTPSVLRPGGVTREDLEAVLGRPVAVPSTSHVRVPGQHPSHYAPEARVVLVEPEKVVVEAELAQEQGHKVGVLLPPSSGDGPAAVHAVVPVPGSMADYARSLYGFLREFDQRGCDLVVASLPPEEGLGLAIANRLRRAAGPRDAE, from the coding sequence ATGGCGCCCGTGACGGCGAGTACCTACGACATCGACAAGGCGGCCGGCCTGCTGCGCGCCGGGCGGTTGGTGGCCCTTCCCACCGAGACAGTCTACGGCCTGGGCGCCAACGCCGAGGACGCGGCCGCCGTGACGCGGGTGTTCCAGGCGAAGGGGCGCCCGCCGTCGCATCCGCTCATCGTGCACATCGGCGGTGCGGAGCTGCTGGGGGAGTGGGTCGAGGAGGTGCCCGCGACGGCGCGGCTGCTGGCCGAGCACTTCTGGCCGGGGCCGCTGACGCTGGTGCTGCGGCGCGCGCCCCGGGTGCCGCTGGAAGCGACCGGCGGCCTGGAGACCGTCGCCGTGCGGGTGCCCGGCCATCCCGTCGCGCTCGCGCTGCTCGCGGCGTTCGGCGGCGGGGTCGTGGCCCCCTCCGCCAACCGGTTCGGCTCCGTCAGTCCCACGACAGCCGAGCACGTGCGGGCCGAACTCGGCGACGTGGTCGACTTCGTGCTGGACGGCGGCCCGTGTGACGTCGGTGTGGAGTCGACCATCGTCGACGTCACGGGCGACACCCCGAGCGTCCTGCGGCCCGGTGGGGTGACGCGCGAGGACCTCGAAGCGGTGCTGGGGCGGCCCGTCGCGGTCCCGTCGACGAGCCACGTCCGGGTGCCGGGCCAGCACCCCTCGCACTACGCGCCGGAGGCGCGGGTCGTGCTGGTCGAGCCGGAGAAGGTCGTCGTCGAAGCGGAGCTCGCCCAGGAGCAGGGGCACAAGGTGGGTGTCCTGCTGCCTCCTTCGTCCGGCGACGGTCCCGCGGCGGTGCACGCGGTGGTGCCGGTCCCCGGCTCGATGGCCGACTACGCGCGCAGCCTCTACGGGTTCCTGCGCGAGTTCGACCAGCGGGGCTGCGACCTCGTCGTGGCGTCCCTGCCGCCCGAGGAGGGGCTCGGACTCGCGATCGCCAACCGGCTGCGCCGCGCCGCCGGGCCCCGCGACGCGGAATGA
- a CDS encoding dihydrofolate reductase family protein — translation MGKVVMYSSVSVDGFIADDNDQPGPLFDWLTSGDVPLDDSGAVKVSQTSYDYTRAYWDQIGVTIAGRHVFDLTDGWDGKPPGGIDHVVVVTHRPPPEGWDPGAPFHFVDGVEAAVAKAQELAGDRLVEVAAGDVGGQVLAAGLVDEVRMDVVPVVFGSGKRYFGSVDAQHLLEDPEVVIQGNRVLHLRYPVRR, via the coding sequence GTGGGCAAGGTGGTCATGTACAGCTCGGTGTCGGTGGACGGCTTCATCGCGGACGACAACGACCAGCCAGGGCCGCTGTTCGACTGGCTGACCAGCGGAGACGTCCCGTTGGACGACAGCGGGGCGGTGAAGGTGTCGCAGACGTCCTACGACTACACGCGGGCGTACTGGGACCAGATCGGGGTGACCATCGCCGGCCGCCACGTCTTCGACCTCACCGACGGCTGGGACGGCAAGCCCCCGGGCGGGATCGACCACGTGGTCGTCGTGACGCACCGGCCGCCGCCCGAGGGCTGGGACCCCGGGGCGCCGTTCCACTTCGTCGACGGCGTCGAGGCGGCCGTCGCCAAGGCGCAGGAGCTCGCGGGCGACCGGCTGGTCGAGGTCGCCGCCGGTGACGTCGGCGGCCAGGTGCTCGCCGCGGGCCTGGTCGACGAGGTGCGCATGGACGTCGTCCCCGTGGTGTTCGGGTCCGGCAAGCGCTACTTCGGGTCGGTCGACGCGCAGCACCTGCTGGAGGACCCGGAGGTGGTCATCCAGGGCAACCGGGTACTGCACCTGCGCTACCCGGTGCGCCGCTGA